The following coding sequences are from one Novosphingobium sp. KACC 22771 window:
- a CDS encoding MFS transporter: MAHAAPADLAAQPARNHARKPHLSLLRIVEMNLGFLGLQFSFGLQQGNMVPIYSWLGADEASLPILQLAGPMTGLLIQPLVGAMSDRTDSRFGRRTPYFLIGAILCSIGLFLMPHSSSLLMAASLLWLLDAGNNTTMEPYRAYVSDRLNADQHEIGFLSQSAFTGLAQCLAFLSPSILVYWFGVDRNAVDAHNIPTITHISFLIGAVLSICTILWSVLRVPELPTTPDERERIAATEKSAGAALREIVQAIVEMPRAMRQMAWMSLFQWYGFSIYWSYAALSIGRSAFGTADKTSALFRDAVLTTQQLGAFYNLIGFVAAFAMVPLARRFGASRMHMAALMACALSLLMLPGVGAGSGHAPAFFTTLAMPELGSHLALLIPALGLGLGWASIMGNPYVILARAIPPERTGVYMGIFNMMIVVPMLINGLTFGWIYRHLLGSDPRHAISFAALLLFFAALTMLRVRDMSEEKPRAA, translated from the coding sequence ATGGCCCACGCCGCCCCCGCCGATCTGGCCGCCCAACCGGCCCGCAACCATGCGCGAAAGCCGCATCTCTCGCTGCTGCGCATTGTTGAAATGAACCTCGGTTTTCTGGGGCTGCAATTCAGCTTTGGCCTGCAACAGGGCAATATGGTGCCGATCTATTCATGGCTGGGTGCCGATGAGGCCAGCCTGCCGATCCTGCAATTGGCGGGCCCGATGACGGGGTTGCTGATCCAGCCTTTGGTGGGCGCGATGAGCGACCGGACGGATTCGCGTTTTGGCCGCCGCACGCCCTATTTCCTGATCGGCGCGATCCTGTGCAGCATCGGCCTGTTTCTGATGCCGCATTCCTCCAGCCTGCTGATGGCGGCCAGCCTGCTGTGGCTGCTGGATGCGGGAAATAACACCACAATGGAGCCATATCGCGCCTATGTCTCCGACCGGCTGAACGCCGACCAGCACGAGATCGGCTTTCTCAGCCAGAGCGCCTTTACCGGGCTGGCGCAATGCCTCGCCTTCCTCAGCCCTTCGATCCTGGTCTATTGGTTCGGGGTGGATCGCAATGCGGTGGATGCGCATAATATCCCCACGATCACGCATATTTCCTTCCTGATCGGGGCGGTCCTGTCGATCTGCACGATCCTGTGGTCAGTGCTGCGCGTGCCCGAATTGCCCACCACGCCCGACGAGCGCGAGCGCATCGCCGCCACGGAAAAATCGGCGGGCGCGGCGCTGCGCGAGATTGTGCAGGCGATTGTCGAAATGCCCCGCGCCATGCGGCAAATGGCATGGATGAGCCTGTTTCAATGGTATGGCTTTTCGATCTACTGGTCCTATGCCGCGCTTTCCATCGGCCGTTCGGCCTTTGGCACGGCGGACAAGACCAGCGCCCTGTTCCGCGATGCGGTGCTGACCACCCAGCAATTGGGGGCCTTTTACAATCTGATCGGGTTTGTGGCGGCCTTTGCCATGGTGCCTCTGGCGCGGCGGTTTGGCGCCTCGCGGATGCATATGGCGGCGCTGATGGCCTGCGCGCTTTCGTTGCTGATGCTGCCCGGCGTGGGCGCAGGGTCGGGCCATGCCCCGGCTTTCTTCACCACGCTGGCCATGCCCGAACTGGGCAGCCACCTTGCGCTGCTGATCCCCGCGCTCGGCCTCGGCCTTGGCTGGGCCAGCATCATGGGCAACCCCTATGTCATCCTTGCCCGCGCCATCCCGCCGGAAAGAACAGGGGTCTATATGGGCATTTTCAATATGATGATCGTGGTGCCCATGCTGATCAACGGGCTGACCTTCGGCTGGATCTATCGCCATCTGCTGGGCTCTGACCCGCGCCATGCGATCAGCTTTGCCGCCCTTCTCCTGTTTTTCGCCGCGCTGACCATGCTGCGCGTGCGCGACATGTCGGAGGAAAAGCCTCGTGCGGCCTGA
- a CDS encoding TonB-dependent receptor domain-containing protein — MKSVFKSCVSFAALGLASLSAPAFAADQAAAQAPAADDGLNAIVVTASTGDKTKLNSSISISSVSASTIADFHPASQGDLLRLLPGLQPNVSGPGGNGNFAVRGLPVATGGATFVQLQEDGLPQVLYGDIQFGNNDYFTKFDALTESVDAVRGGTAATLASQAPGAVINYLSKTSKSEGGFVELEKGVNFDYTKVNFRDSGIINDTLYYNLGGFVNIGHGPRHASYNVSKSYQIRGNITKELADGKGYLRLLFKVADTQEPNDTGGIACGNISGGTGWGGKVSNLGPCSNFDTRKQSIYSLNNASFYYVDVDGTRKQTPLNGITTKQKTLQLQFHYEFTPQIKLDNNARYSSISGGFSSGFFNAAPTSSVIGTAPNELTAATVAQVRYANGPNAGALYTNPLLNNNTNVYARIRDLGSFVNDLKLSGKFDLTNKIRANIYAGWFFMSQNIAMDWHTNKTFSEVSGNNPAMLDLYDSAGNLLTANGIAGYGNNWGSCCARNYDYTFTDNAPYLSLNLDGGEWQLDGSVRQDFNHGQGTGSISTGTAYTANVLQYNPVKAANVTTAIPYYLPDAPAEVINYSKQMTSWSFGGLYKPMQNMSLFVRASRGSRFNADRMTFNGYFNRDGSLNNTSGAAAVSDYVNQYEVGLKNGGGLLGGRYTAELTVYRSNFNITTYELSATKCGGVATGCIIANKYRTMGAEFYGTYRRGPFNFIANLTYNKAEKMPAGSAAYIRSDSIPDLSYTFAANYSITDNASVGANVTGVTSTVDNNGLEYPGAAVVGANVKYSPIKNLQLGLNVQNLFNTLTAMGPGNSIASTSGNNAVINITSMVGRTVMGSARFSF; from the coding sequence ATGAAATCAGTTTTCAAGTCGTGCGTGTCGTTTGCTGCGCTGGGTCTGGCCAGCCTTTCGGCACCCGCCTTCGCCGCCGATCAGGCCGCCGCGCAGGCTCCTGCCGCCGATGACGGGCTGAACGCCATCGTCGTTACCGCCTCGACCGGCGACAAGACCAAGCTCAACAGTTCGATCTCGATCTCCTCGGTTTCGGCCTCGACCATCGCCGATTTCCACCCCGCCTCGCAGGGCGACCTGCTGCGTCTGCTGCCCGGCCTTCAGCCCAACGTTTCCGGCCCCGGTGGCAACGGCAACTTTGCCGTTCGCGGTCTGCCTGTGGCCACCGGCGGCGCCACCTTTGTCCAGCTTCAGGAAGACGGCCTGCCGCAGGTTCTCTATGGCGACATCCAGTTCGGCAACAACGATTATTTCACCAAGTTTGACGCGCTGACCGAGAGCGTGGACGCGGTGCGCGGCGGCACGGCCGCCACCCTGGCCAGCCAGGCGCCGGGCGCAGTCATCAACTATCTGAGCAAGACCAGCAAGTCCGAGGGCGGCTTTGTCGAGCTGGAGAAAGGCGTGAACTTTGACTACACCAAGGTCAATTTCCGCGATTCCGGCATCATCAACGACACGCTCTATTACAACCTGGGCGGTTTCGTGAACATCGGCCATGGCCCGCGCCATGCGTCCTACAATGTCTCAAAGTCCTATCAGATCCGCGGCAACATCACCAAGGAACTGGCCGACGGCAAGGGCTATCTGCGCCTGCTCTTCAAGGTGGCCGATACGCAGGAGCCCAATGATACCGGCGGCATCGCCTGCGGCAACATCTCGGGCGGCACCGGCTGGGGCGGCAAGGTCAGCAATCTTGGGCCTTGCAGCAATTTCGACACGCGCAAGCAGTCCATCTATTCGCTCAACAACGCCTCCTTCTATTACGTGGACGTGGACGGCACCCGCAAGCAGACGCCGCTGAACGGCATCACCACCAAGCAGAAGACGCTGCAGCTCCAGTTCCACTATGAATTCACGCCCCAGATCAAGCTGGACAACAATGCGCGCTACAGCTCGATCAGCGGCGGCTTCTCGTCCGGCTTCTTCAACGCCGCGCCGACCTCCAGCGTGATCGGCACCGCGCCCAACGAACTGACCGCCGCCACGGTGGCGCAGGTGCGCTATGCCAACGGGCCGAACGCGGGCGCGCTCTACACCAACCCGCTGCTCAACAACAACACCAACGTCTATGCCCGCATTCGCGATCTGGGCAGCTTCGTCAACGACCTGAAACTGTCGGGCAAGTTCGACCTGACGAACAAGATCCGCGCCAACATCTATGCGGGCTGGTTCTTCATGAGCCAGAACATTGCCATGGACTGGCACACCAACAAGACCTTCAGCGAGGTGAGCGGCAACAATCCGGCCATGCTGGACCTTTATGACTCGGCCGGCAATCTGCTGACGGCCAATGGCATTGCCGGTTATGGCAACAACTGGGGCTCGTGCTGCGCCCGCAATTACGATTACACCTTCACCGACAATGCGCCCTATCTGAGCCTCAACCTGGACGGCGGCGAATGGCAGCTCGACGGTTCGGTCCGTCAGGATTTCAACCACGGGCAGGGCACCGGTTCGATCAGCACCGGCACGGCCTACACCGCCAATGTGCTGCAATATAATCCGGTGAAGGCCGCCAATGTCACCACGGCCATCCCCTATTACCTGCCCGATGCCCCGGCTGAAGTCATCAATTACAGCAAGCAGATGACCTCGTGGTCCTTTGGCGGTCTGTATAAGCCGATGCAGAACATGTCGCTGTTCGTGCGCGCCTCGCGCGGCTCGCGCTTTAACGCGGACCGCATGACCTTCAACGGCTATTTCAACCGCGACGGCTCGCTCAACAACACCAGCGGCGCGGCGGCGGTGTCCGATTATGTCAATCAGTATGAAGTGGGCTTGAAGAACGGCGGCGGCCTACTGGGCGGACGCTATACCGCCGAACTGACGGTCTATCGTTCAAACTTCAACATCACGACCTATGAGCTTTCGGCCACCAAATGCGGCGGCGTGGCCACGGGCTGCATTATTGCCAACAAGTATCGCACGATGGGCGCGGAATTCTACGGCACCTATCGCCGTGGTCCGTTCAACTTCATCGCCAACCTGACCTATAACAAGGCCGAAAAGATGCCTGCCGGTTCGGCCGCCTATATCCGCTCGGACTCGATCCCCGATCTGTCCTATACGTTCGCGGCCAATTACTCGATCACTGACAATGCCTCGGTGGGCGCGAATGTGACCGGCGTGACCAGCACGGTGGACAACAACGGTCTGGAATATCCGGGCGCAGCGGTGGTCGGTGCGAATGTAAAGTACAGCCCGATCAAGAACCTGCAACTGGGTCTCAATGTCCAGAACCTGTTCAACACGCTGACCGCGATGGGGCCGGGCAACAGCATTGCCAGCACCAGCGGCAACAATGCGGTCATCAACATCACCAGCATGGTGGGCCGCACGGTCATGGGCTCGGCACGTTTCAGCTTCTGA
- a CDS encoding alpha-galactosidase produces the protein MRPDFITLHSPACTAIWEVRPDEAPLWRYWGPRLPDGVAPPAPLRDTRPEPSFSLHFDQPLSIFPTMGMGWFGKSALMAHRAGADWAQQICATRVETIANGVIFHLADDVARIAVAITAQLDPATDTLTITTMLTNTGDDWLEVGFLASGNLPLPADAAHVRSYGGRHNSEFVAIDDTLTRSQWQRENRRGLTSHDCFPGAIVSCADGAAYGAQLAWSGNHTQSIEWLDDGRRQWIMGEALAPGELRLAPGESVTTPEILATTSADGANGVSWAFHRAIRARITWPDGAMKPRPVHLNTWEGFYFDHDLDALKELAEAAARVGIERYVLDDGWFKGRDDDTSSLGDWVVDARKYPDGLMPLARHVVDLGMEFGLWVEPEMINPDSDLYRAHPDWALHIAGRPLLGARNQLVLDMSLPQVRDYLFEAVAGHLRELPISYLKWDHNRDLTHAGNNAKFRTQVLGTYALMARLRAAFPDVEIESCAGGGGRIDAGVIAHTHRFWTSDCIDAISRVSIQRGFLQFMPPEVMGSHVGACPAHSTGRMQSMPFRAGVALPGHFGVELDLRKLTQAETDDLAATIARYKALRDRLHHGRVWQGEAGDSVVWQAHGDEEELLLIVTRTAPTTMRHQPHLRLNMVDPARRYSLMRDGAATVEMDGAWLARMGLPLPPMKGEEVLIYELTAQ, from the coding sequence GTGCGGCCTGACTTCATCACGCTCCATTCGCCCGCCTGCACGGCCATTTGGGAAGTGCGGCCCGATGAGGCGCCGCTCTGGCGCTATTGGGGGCCGCGCCTGCCCGACGGGGTCGCGCCGCCCGCACCCCTGCGCGACACGCGGCCCGAACCCAGCTTCTCGTTGCATTTCGACCAACCGCTCTCGATCTTTCCCACGATGGGCATGGGCTGGTTCGGCAAAAGCGCGCTGATGGCGCATCGCGCCGGGGCGGATTGGGCGCAGCAAATCTGTGCAACGCGGGTTGAAACCATCGCCAATGGCGTGATCTTTCATCTGGCCGATGATGTGGCGCGGATCGCTGTTGCCATCACCGCCCAGCTCGATCCGGCAACGGACACGCTCACGATTACCACCATGCTGACCAATACGGGCGATGACTGGCTGGAGGTCGGTTTTCTGGCCTCGGGCAATCTGCCCCTGCCCGCCGATGCGGCGCATGTCCGCTCCTATGGCGGGCGGCATAACAGCGAATTTGTCGCCATCGACGATACGCTGACCCGCAGCCAGTGGCAGCGCGAAAACCGGCGCGGGCTGACCAGCCACGATTGCTTTCCCGGCGCGATTGTTTCCTGCGCCGATGGGGCCGCCTATGGCGCGCAATTGGCGTGGAGCGGCAATCACACGCAGAGCATCGAATGGCTCGACGATGGCCGCCGTCAGTGGATCATGGGCGAAGCATTGGCGCCGGGCGAATTGCGCCTTGCGCCGGGGGAAAGCGTGACCACGCCCGAGATCCTTGCCACCACCTCGGCCGATGGGGCCAATGGCGTGTCATGGGCGTTTCACCGCGCCATCCGCGCCCGGATAACCTGGCCTGATGGCGCGATGAAGCCCCGCCCGGTCCATCTCAACACATGGGAAGGCTTTTATTTCGACCACGATCTTGATGCGCTGAAAGAACTGGCCGAGGCCGCCGCGCGCGTGGGGATCGAGCGCTATGTGCTGGACGACGGCTGGTTCAAGGGGCGCGATGATGACACCTCCTCGCTGGGCGATTGGGTGGTCGATGCGCGCAAATATCCCGATGGGCTGATGCCTCTGGCGCGCCATGTGGTCGATCTGGGCATGGAATTCGGCCTCTGGGTCGAACCCGAAATGATCAACCCCGACAGCGACCTTTACCGCGCCCATCCCGACTGGGCGCTGCATATCGCGGGCCGCCCCTTGCTGGGCGCGCGCAACCAGCTTGTGCTGGACATGAGCCTGCCACAAGTGCGCGATTACCTGTTCGAGGCGGTGGCGGGACATTTGCGCGAGCTTCCCATCTCCTATCTCAAATGGGACCACAACCGCGACCTGACCCATGCCGGAAACAACGCGAAGTTCCGCACTCAAGTACTTGGAACCTATGCATTGATGGCGCGCCTGCGCGCGGCATTTCCCGATGTGGAAATCGAAAGCTGCGCAGGCGGCGGCGGGCGCATTGATGCGGGCGTCATCGCCCATACGCACCGTTTCTGGACCAGCGATTGCATCGACGCGATCAGCCGTGTCTCAATCCAGCGCGGCTTCCTGCAATTCATGCCGCCCGAGGTGATGGGCAGCCATGTCGGCGCCTGCCCCGCCCATTCGACGGGGCGGATGCAGTCGATGCCCTTCCGCGCAGGGGTAGCGCTGCCCGGCCATTTCGGCGTCGAACTTGACCTGCGCAAGCTGACGCAGGCCGAGACGGACGATCTGGCCGCCACCATTGCGCGCTACAAAGCCCTGCGCGACCGCCTGCACCATGGCCGCGTCTGGCAGGGCGAGGCGGGCGACAGTGTCGTCTGGCAGGCGCATGGCGACGAGGAGGAACTGCTCCTGATCGTTACGCGCACCGCGCCCACCACCATGCGCCATCAACCGCATCTGCGCCTGAATATGGTCGATCCTGCGCGCCGCTATAGCCTGATGCGCGATGGCGCGGCGACGGTCGAAATGGACGGCGCCTGGCTGGCCAGAATGGGTCTGCCCCTGCCCCCGATGAAGGGGGAGGAAGTGCTGATCTATGAATTAACGGCCCAGTAG
- a CDS encoding ROK family protein, translating into MAQFGLIEAGGTKFVAGIADEEGTIYARHRIPTTTPEETLGATIGWFREQGLRPEAIGIASFGPLDLNRASPTWGHVTRTPKPHWSGADLTGPFARAFGCRVGLETDVNGAALAEARWGAGKAAGSLLYLTIGTGVGGGFVSDGRLLHGLSHPEMGHIRMPRHPQDVDFAGHCPFHGDCLEGLASGPAIIARWGVSLSELPEGHPGVEIIAWYLAQAAVTFQAIMDPARLVMGGGVTATPGLLDKVRTIATQSGAGYFVGNPAEVIVAPALGENSGLLGALAVALGI; encoded by the coding sequence ATGGCACAATTTGGCCTGATTGAGGCGGGCGGCACCAAATTCGTGGCGGGCATCGCCGATGAGGAGGGCACGATCTATGCCCGGCATCGCATCCCCACCACGACGCCCGAGGAAACGCTGGGCGCCACCATCGGCTGGTTCCGCGAACAGGGGTTGCGGCCTGAAGCCATCGGCATCGCCAGCTTTGGCCCGCTGGACCTCAACCGCGCATCACCCACATGGGGCCATGTCACCCGCACGCCGAAGCCACATTGGAGCGGGGCGGACCTGACGGGACCTTTCGCGCGCGCCTTTGGCTGCCGCGTCGGGCTGGAAACGGATGTCAACGGTGCGGCTCTGGCCGAGGCGCGCTGGGGCGCGGGCAAGGCGGCCGGTTCGCTGCTCTACCTGACCATCGGCACCGGGGTCGGCGGCGGCTTTGTTTCCGATGGGCGGTTGCTGCATGGTCTGTCGCATCCGGAAATGGGGCATATCCGCATGCCGCGCCATCCGCAGGACGTCGATTTTGCCGGCCATTGCCCGTTCCACGGCGATTGTCTCGAAGGGCTGGCCAGCGGCCCGGCGATCATCGCGCGCTGGGGCGTTTCGCTCTCCGAATTGCCCGAGGGGCATCCCGGCGTCGAGATCATCGCATGGTATCTGGCGCAGGCCGCCGTAACGTTTCAGGCGATCATGGACCCGGCCCGCCTTGTCATGGGCGGCGGGGTCACGGCCACGCCGGGCCTGCTGGACAAGGTCCGCACCATCGCGACCCAGAGCGGCGCGGGCTATTTCGTCGGCAATCCGGCCGAGGTGATCGTGGCCCCGGCGCTGGGTGAAAATTCAGGTCTGCTGGGCGCGCTGGCGGTGGCGCTGGGGATCTGA
- a CDS encoding glycoside hydrolase family 68 protein, producing MTVTQPSVPASMSTWRADHIRAIVPSAQNTIPLIDPADVHPILPGIDLWDLWPLQNADGTTALFDGASLWFVLCAPALPDPEARHDIVRIRLMTHAADGTWRDHGHALPDGFNPGSREWAGSALWHPESAEVKLFYTVAGYPGEEARSFAQRLFQTTGKLNTDDFTITGWSAPHENIIADNVNYTLVNQREGTPGFIKGFRDPAHFRDPRDGSTYIVFTGSLKPSTHAFNGCIGIARATNKALTEWQILPPILSADGLNNEQERPLLIHRHGHYYLFWSTQRKVFAPDGPSGPNGVYGAVADDVLGPWRPLNGTGLVAANPDDAPFQTYSWWVDATLDVWGFIDYPACTAETKVDDPAWRRAHFGGTPAPTFRIALDGDRAWVDQAGAEGQ from the coding sequence ATGACAGTGACGCAGCCCAGCGTTCCCGCCTCGATGTCCACATGGCGCGCCGATCATATTCGCGCGATTGTTCCCAGCGCGCAGAACACGATTCCCCTGATTGATCCGGCCGATGTTCATCCCATCCTGCCCGGCATTGACCTGTGGGACCTCTGGCCGCTGCAAAATGCCGATGGCACCACGGCCCTGTTTGACGGGGCCAGCCTGTGGTTCGTGCTCTGCGCGCCCGCCCTGCCCGATCCGGAAGCGCGCCATGATATCGTGCGCATCCGCTTGATGACCCATGCCGCCGACGGCACATGGCGCGACCATGGCCACGCCCTGCCCGATGGGTTCAACCCCGGCAGCCGCGAATGGGCGGGCAGCGCGCTATGGCATCCGGAAAGCGCAGAAGTCAAGCTGTTCTACACCGTCGCCGGCTATCCGGGCGAGGAAGCCCGCTCCTTTGCCCAGCGCCTGTTTCAGACCACGGGCAAGCTGAACACCGATGATTTCACCATCACCGGATGGAGCGCCCCGCATGAAAACATCATCGCCGACAATGTGAATTATACGCTGGTCAATCAGCGCGAGGGCACCCCCGGTTTTATCAAGGGTTTCCGCGATCCGGCCCATTTCCGCGATCCCCGCGATGGCTCGACCTACATCGTCTTTACCGGCTCGCTCAAACCTTCGACCCATGCCTTCAACGGCTGCATCGGCATTGCGCGGGCCACCAACAAGGCGCTGACCGAGTGGCAGATCCTGCCCCCGATCCTGAGCGCTGACGGGCTGAACAATGAGCAGGAGCGCCCGCTCCTCATCCACCGCCACGGGCATTATTATCTGTTCTGGTCCACCCAGCGTAAGGTCTTTGCCCCCGATGGCCCCTCTGGCCCCAATGGCGTTTATGGCGCGGTGGCCGATGATGTGCTGGGGCCGTGGCGCCCCTTGAACGGCACCGGCCTTGTCGCCGCCAATCCTGATGACGCCCCGTTCCAGACCTATAGCTGGTGGGTGGACGCCACCCTCGATGTCTGGGGCTTTATCGACTATCCGGCCTGCACCGCGGAAACGAAAGTAGACGATCCGGCATGGCGGCGCGCTCATTTTGGCGGTACGCCTGCGCCCACATTCCGCATCGCGCTGGATGGCGATCGCGCGTGGGTAGATCAGGCTGGGGCAGAAGGACAGTAA
- a CDS encoding tryptophan halogenase family protein yields the protein MSDSDRKIRKVLVVGGGSAGWMTAAMLANALKQNCAITLIESEEIGTVGVGEATIPPIRIFNETLGIDEREFMAATKGSFKLGIEFVGWGHEDNRYFHPFGPHGRNFDMVPLHQYWLKARMDGDDTPLDDYSMAWHIARGGRFSHPSPDQRSVLSTFEYAYHFDAGLYARFLRAYAEKRGVVRIEGKIADVALDGETGYVRDVTMADGRVIEADLFIDCSGFRGLLIEGALKTGYDDWSHWLPCDRAVAMPCAHPKSDPNPTPYTRSTAREAGWQWRIPLQHRIGNGYVYCSDFMAEDRAADLLSQRLDGEALGDPRHVRFTAGRRRQHWNKNVIAVGLSSGFLEPLESTSIHLIQANISKILALFPDKDFDPATRDEFNRIAHGEMERIRDFIILHYKLTQRQDSELWRYVSAMDIPDTLALKIEHFRRHGRLIARELDLFAPPSWLSVHVGQGNMPEGLDPLIDYRGVDARDWLGKLRGAMAAEAARMPMHGAVLARHCAAP from the coding sequence GTGAGCGATTCCGATCGGAAAATCCGCAAGGTGCTGGTGGTCGGCGGCGGATCGGCGGGCTGGATGACGGCGGCGATGCTGGCCAATGCGCTGAAACAGAATTGCGCGATCACGCTGATTGAAAGCGAGGAGATCGGCACCGTCGGCGTCGGCGAGGCGACCATCCCGCCCATCCGCATCTTCAACGAAACGCTGGGCATTGACGAGCGCGAGTTCATGGCCGCCACCAAGGGCAGCTTTAAACTGGGCATCGAATTTGTCGGCTGGGGGCATGAGGATAATCGCTATTTCCACCCCTTTGGCCCGCATGGCCGCAATTTCGACATGGTGCCGCTGCATCAATATTGGCTGAAGGCGCGGATGGATGGGGACGATACCCCGCTCGATGACTATTCGATGGCCTGGCATATCGCGCGGGGCGGGCGTTTTTCCCACCCTTCACCCGATCAGCGCAGCGTGCTTTCGACCTTTGAATATGCCTATCATTTCGACGCGGGCCTCTATGCCCGCTTCCTGCGCGCCTATGCCGAAAAGCGCGGCGTAGTGCGGATCGAGGGCAAGATTGCCGATGTCGCGCTGGATGGCGAAACGGGCTATGTCCGCGACGTCACGATGGCGGATGGGCGCGTGATCGAGGCCGATCTGTTCATTGACTGCTCGGGCTTTCGCGGGTTGCTGATCGAGGGGGCGCTGAAGACCGGCTATGATGACTGGTCGCACTGGCTGCCTTGCGACCGCGCGGTGGCGATGCCCTGTGCCCATCCCAAATCCGATCCCAACCCCACGCCCTACACCCGCTCCACCGCGCGCGAGGCGGGCTGGCAATGGCGGATCCCGCTCCAGCATCGCATCGGCAACGGCTATGTCTATTGCAGCGATTTTATGGCGGAGGACCGCGCGGCCGACCTGCTGAGCCAGCGCCTTGATGGCGAGGCTTTGGGCGACCCGCGCCATGTGCGGTTTACCGCGGGCCGTCGCCGCCAGCACTGGAACAAGAATGTCATCGCCGTGGGCTTGTCCTCGGGTTTCCTTGAACCTCTGGAATCGACTTCGATCCACCTGATCCAGGCCAATATTTCCAAGATCCTTGCGCTTTTTCCCGACAAGGATTTTGATCCGGCCACCCGCGATGAATTCAACCGCATTGCCCATGGCGAAATGGAGCGCATCCGCGATTTCATCATCCTGCATTACAAGCTGACCCAGCGGCAGGACAGCGAGTTGTGGCGCTATGTTTCGGCCATGGATATTCCCGATACGCTGGCGCTCAAGATCGAGCATTTCCGCCGCCACGGCCGCTTGATCGCGCGCGAGCTTGACCTGTTTGCTCCGCCCTCCTGGCTCTCGGTGCATGTGGGGCAGGGGAATATGCCGGAGGGCCTTGATCCGCTGATCGACTATCGCGGGGTGGATGCGCGCGACTGGCTGGGCAAATTGCGCGGCGCGATGGCGGCCGAGGCGGCGCGCATGCCGATGCACGGCGCGGTTCTGGCCCGGCACTGCGCGGCACCATGA
- a CDS encoding LacI family DNA-binding transcriptional regulator — MSRIRNIKELADLAGVSTGTVSRALAGSTLISLKTRERIQALAKEHGFRPNLLARNLRIQRTNTIGVLIPLGHETAQHLTDPFFITMLGLLADKLTERGYDLLLSRVIPTDSAWLDRIATSGRVDGLIVIGQSDQAATIDAVARDYRPLVVWGGYDADQVHCSVGSDNRKGGDLAASHLIAQGCRKIAFFGDPKTREIEQRLQGVRDALARAGMGEPHIEPAHLTDDEFGPEIAGFLGQAADGPIGIVAASDVIALKTLRAMAGMGLSAPHDVRVMGYDGLTIGEHTVPQLSTICQDLARGAEHLVEMLVRRIAGEDTQSVVMEPELVLRASA; from the coding sequence ATGAGCAGAATTCGCAATATCAAGGAACTGGCCGATCTGGCCGGAGTGTCGACAGGTACGGTTTCACGCGCGCTGGCGGGCTCGACACTGATCAGCCTCAAGACGCGCGAACGCATTCAGGCGTTGGCCAAGGAGCATGGGTTTCGCCCGAACCTGCTGGCGCGCAATCTGCGCATTCAGCGCACGAACACCATCGGCGTGCTGATCCCGCTGGGCCATGAAACGGCGCAGCATCTGACCGATCCTTTCTTCATCACCATGCTGGGCCTGCTGGCCGACAAATTGACCGAGCGCGGTTATGACCTGTTGCTCAGCCGCGTCATCCCCACCGACAGCGCGTGGCTCGACCGGATCGCTACATCGGGGCGGGTCGATGGGCTGATCGTGATCGGGCAATCGGATCAGGCCGCCACAATTGACGCGGTGGCGCGCGACTATCGCCCGCTGGTGGTCTGGGGCGGTTATGACGCCGACCAGGTCCATTGCAGCGTGGGCAGCGACAACCGCAAGGGCGGCGACCTGGCGGCCAGTCATCTGATTGCGCAGGGGTGCCGCAAGATTGCCTTCTTTGGCGACCCCAAGACGCGCGAAATCGAACAGCGTCTGCAGGGCGTGCGCGATGCTCTCGCCCGCGCCGGGATGGGCGAGCCGCATATTGAACCGGCGCATCTGACCGATGACGAATTCGGGCCGGAAATCGCCGGTTTTCTGGGGCAGGCCGCCGATGGGCCGATCGGCATCGTCGCGGCCTCGGATGTGATCGCGCTCAAGACCTTGCGGGCGATGGCGGGCATGGGCCTGTCGGCGCCGCATGACGTGCGCGTGATGGGCTATGACGGGCTGACCATCGGCGAGCACACCGTGCCCCAGCTTTCCACGATCTGTCAGGATTTGGCGCGCGGGGCCGAGCATCTGGTCGAGATGCTCGTGCGCCGCATCGCGGGCGAGGATACGCAAAGCGTGGTGATGGAGCCGGAACTGGTCCTGCGGGCCTCGGCGTAA